One region of Marivirga arenosa genomic DNA includes:
- a CDS encoding BspA family leucine-rich repeat surface protein, producing the protein MKTNSRLNLLLFLISILIFTNCKRDEEGIDAIITISDTSLSIDENSNEDVIIGSINASTSFGEIIFSIDSQSPEGAIEINPATGEINIADASIFDFENHQTITATVSAAVEDESESANLIITINDMPETVTTSSFIIDLDENPDANISIGTVSAITDGNVDLVYNLLPDLNGNALAIDENTGELSVAKPSDFDYEINPILMAYYQAENGVVTAKDTIIINLKDITETINLAPFSTTINENPSTDQVLGTVTASSDAGATLTYSILSSEDATAFNINNTTGELSVADPIQFDFETKPKLTASYEVSNGTVRAQSTITVNLNDVAEAITASPFTATIDENPAANQVLGSVNATSSDGTSLTYSLVADGDASAFAINTSSGELTVADIAKFDFETNPTLTTIYEATNGTTTAQGSITITLNDLAEGVTANAFTVTIDENPAANQVLGKVSATTADGTSLTYSLVADGDASAFAINASSGELTVADVAQFDFETNPILTATYEVSNGTESAQGSIAVNLNDVNETITANDFTVTIDENPTASQVIGIVSASSANNATLTYSMVSGDDATAFAIDANSGELTIDDVAQFDYESKTSLTANYEVSNGTTSAQASITVNLNDVFETIIANPFEVTIDENPTNNQVLGVLSATADGAPTFTYQLLGNSPFSLDPNTGELSVANSSKFDYELNTVLSATYSVSGTASNGSLGATGTITVNLNDVFEAAPGSIPFITTWQTLTSNETIIIPTNPNYGTPVYNYTVDWGDGTIESGLNFNPTHTYALPGTYTVSITGKFAAIHISNAAIKSRLLSIEQWGNIEWRSMENAFWGCQNLSYNATDTPDLLRVRNMNYMFASSSFNGDISNWDVSLVTSMEGMFTFNTAFNQDISSWDVSNVTSMRFMLDGANAFDQNLGNWNLSSVTDMSRMLYNTNISISNYDAILNGWANGANTPSNITLGADGLTYSPTGAVGRDKLINQFNWVFDGDSPQ; encoded by the coding sequence ATGAAAACAAACTCAAGGCTAAACTTACTTCTTTTTCTAATCTCGATCTTGATATTTACTAATTGTAAAAGAGATGAGGAGGGTATAGATGCTATCATCACTATAAGTGACACATCTCTAAGTATAGATGAAAACAGTAATGAAGATGTCATAATTGGTTCTATAAATGCCAGCACCTCTTTTGGTGAAATTATCTTTTCAATAGACTCTCAGTCTCCTGAAGGCGCTATCGAGATTAATCCAGCCACGGGAGAAATTAATATAGCTGATGCCAGCATTTTCGATTTTGAAAACCATCAAACCATAACTGCAACTGTTTCGGCTGCTGTAGAAGATGAGTCAGAATCAGCTAATCTTATAATTACTATCAATGACATGCCAGAAACAGTCACCACTTCAAGCTTCATAATAGATTTAGATGAGAATCCTGATGCTAATATAAGTATCGGGACGGTTTCGGCTATAACTGATGGCAACGTTGATTTGGTGTATAATCTTTTACCGGACTTAAATGGCAATGCCTTAGCTATAGATGAAAATACAGGTGAGCTATCTGTTGCAAAACCTAGTGATTTTGACTACGAAATAAATCCAATACTAATGGCTTATTACCAAGCTGAAAATGGAGTGGTGACTGCAAAGGATACCATTATTATAAATCTAAAAGATATAACCGAAACAATTAATCTAGCTCCATTTTCTACGACCATTAATGAAAACCCAAGTACTGATCAAGTACTTGGCACTGTTACTGCATCATCAGATGCTGGGGCCACACTTACTTACTCAATTTTGAGTAGTGAAGATGCAACAGCCTTTAATATCAATAATACTACAGGTGAACTCAGTGTAGCTGACCCTATTCAGTTTGACTTTGAGACAAAACCAAAATTAACAGCCAGTTATGAAGTGAGTAATGGGACTGTAAGAGCACAAAGTACCATAACAGTAAATTTGAATGATGTAGCTGAAGCCATTACAGCCTCTCCTTTTACAGCTACTATAGATGAAAACCCTGCAGCTAACCAAGTGTTGGGATCAGTTAATGCCACTTCTTCGGATGGAACTAGCTTAACTTATTCCTTAGTAGCAGATGGAGACGCTTCAGCATTTGCGATAAACACTAGTTCTGGAGAATTAACTGTAGCCGATATAGCCAAATTTGACTTTGAAACCAATCCTACATTAACTACCATCTACGAGGCTACTAATGGAACTACAACAGCACAAGGTAGTATTACTATAACTTTGAATGATTTAGCAGAGGGAGTAACTGCTAATGCATTTACAGTGACTATAGATGAAAATCCTGCTGCTAATCAGGTGTTGGGAAAAGTAAGTGCCACTACTGCAGATGGTACTAGTTTAACATATTCCTTAGTAGCAGACGGAGACGCTTCGGCATTTGCTATAAACGCTAGTTCTGGGGAATTGACTGTAGCCGATGTGGCTCAGTTTGACTTTGAAACTAATCCAATACTTACGGCCACCTATGAGGTGAGTAACGGAACTGAAAGTGCACAAGGTAGCATAGCAGTTAATTTGAATGATGTTAATGAAACAATAACAGCTAATGATTTTACAGTTACCATAGATGAAAATCCTACAGCAAGTCAAGTAATAGGTATTGTTTCTGCTTCTTCTGCCAATAATGCTACGCTAACATATTCCATGGTTAGTGGAGATGATGCTACTGCATTTGCGATTGATGCTAATTCTGGTGAACTAACTATTGATGATGTAGCTCAGTTTGACTATGAAAGTAAAACGAGTTTAACAGCCAACTATGAAGTGAGTAATGGTACAACATCAGCACAAGCTAGTATTACTGTTAATCTGAATGATGTATTCGAAACTATCATTGCAAACCCCTTTGAGGTTACCATAGATGAAAATCCTACTAATAATCAAGTACTTGGCGTCTTGAGTGCCACTGCAGATGGGGCTCCCACATTTACCTATCAACTCCTTGGTAATTCACCTTTTAGTTTAGACCCCAATACAGGAGAACTAAGTGTGGCAAATAGCTCAAAGTTTGACTACGAATTAAATACTGTTTTATCAGCTACATATTCTGTTAGCGGTACTGCAAGCAATGGTTCTTTAGGTGCCACTGGTACTATAACCGTAAACCTTAATGATGTTTTTGAAGCTGCTCCAGGTTCAATTCCATTCATAACCACTTGGCAGACTTTAACCTCCAATGAAACCATTATTATCCCCACAAATCCGAATTATGGAACTCCTGTTTACAATTATACTGTAGACTGGGGAGATGGAACAATTGAGAGTGGTCTAAATTTTAATCCTACCCATACCTATGCATTGCCAGGAACTTATACTGTTAGTATTACAGGAAAATTTGCTGCTATACACATAAGTAATGCTGCAATAAAAAGCCGTTTACTATCCATTGAACAATGGGGTAATATAGAGTGGAGGTCAATGGAGAACGCTTTTTGGGGCTGTCAGAATCTTTCCTATAATGCCACAGATACTCCCGACCTATTACGTGTAAGGAATATGAATTATATGTTTGCTAGCAGCTCATTTAATGGCGATATAAGTAATTGGGATGTTTCTCTAGTTACTAGTATGGAAGGAATGTTCACTTTTAATACTGCTTTTAATCAAGATATATCTTCTTGGGATGTAAGTAACGTAACTAGTATGAGATTTATGCTTGATGGTGCTAATGCTTTTGATCAAAACCTTGGAAATTGGAATCTTTCTAGTGTAACAGATATGTCCAGAATGCTCTATAATACCAATATTTCTATCTCAAATTATGATGCTATTCTGAATGGCTGGGCCAATGGAGCTAATACGCCATCTAATATCACGCTTGGAGCTGATGGACTTACCTATTCTCCCACTGGAGCAGTTGGAAGAGACAAATTGATTAACCAGTTCAATTGGGTTTTCGATGGTGATTCGCCCCAATAA
- a CDS encoding LytR/AlgR family response regulator transcription factor, translated as MRTVIIDDNEPTRKKIKTLLSLYTPEIDIIGEADGVETGFKCINNTKPELVLLDIEMGDGTGFDLLNLYKNPEFVVVFITAHDGYAIRAFQSSAIGYILKPIDSSNLIDTINKAKEQSTLLNNELTIQTLLKNTKSNKKLEKLILSDAENFYLIDISDVIRCESESNYTRFHLVDNQRILIAKTMKSYEEILEANGFFRVHRSHLINLNYFTRLDKKDGGTIFLKDGSDVPLATRRKNLLIEALSKL; from the coding sequence ATGCGCACAGTTATAATTGACGATAATGAACCTACTCGTAAGAAGATAAAAACATTGCTTAGTTTATATACTCCTGAAATAGATATTATTGGAGAAGCTGATGGTGTTGAAACTGGATTTAAATGTATTAATAATACTAAACCAGAACTTGTACTGTTGGATATTGAAATGGGTGATGGAACAGGATTTGACCTACTTAACTTATATAAGAATCCGGAATTTGTAGTTGTATTTATAACAGCTCATGATGGTTACGCAATAAGAGCATTTCAGAGTAGCGCTATAGGTTACATATTAAAACCTATTGATTCATCAAACTTAATTGATACAATAAACAAGGCAAAAGAACAAAGCACACTGCTCAACAATGAATTAACAATTCAAACTCTACTAAAAAACACGAAATCTAACAAAAAACTTGAAAAACTAATATTGTCTGATGCTGAAAACTTCTACTTGATAGACATTTCAGATGTTATTAGATGTGAATCAGAGAGCAACTACACACGTTTTCACCTAGTAGATAATCAAAGAATACTGATTGCTAAAACAATGAAATCTTATGAAGAAATTCTTGAAGCAAATGGATTCTTCAGAGTACATAGATCTCATCTAATTAATCTGAACTATTTTACCCGACTTGATAAGAAAGATGGTGGAACAATTTTTCTCAAAGATGGTAGTGATGTTCCACTAGCTACTAGACGTAAGAATCTTTTAATTGAGGCTTTAAGTAAGCTTTAG
- a CDS encoding sensor histidine kinase: MSLKNPSRIKKLIYTVLFFVALTGKAQNPFHFRLGSDELAGIDVYGINQTPDGVYWFTTNRGLFSFDGYAFKNYQSPLQLSASLFNPKIDYDGNIYCNNLNGQIFSVKNDSLELFHSNPSIGKYPNYNFLTDNSLYIRGYQQYRLVNNKELDKKYILTNSNTTVAITKDCNNNLLTHIGTDSLFRINSHATEEFKLIGLEMTDREALSFFCHKNELIAVSTEGQLFSAKQISPSEIELSKIFKPEGNISRVYKTSNNVWFADRILGVSYYNIESSTLKSIFLKQFISYVFEDTDGNILLGTFGDGIIVIPKVNIENDLLPNIDITHFSIGKNGELFSADKEGNVYISKGDKTRKIFKSRSSRIELLEYYPLTDKLYIEAEKLAEYDVVKNETKKYNFGSTKSIYPIDKNKILLYSTLGIILKEDSIYTFLNTDIERGNSLAYKDSLTLFVGSQRGLKDINLETGISRDIKYKQKSIVAKKLVFLETSLLVASSKDGILKLNDGTLNNFIDKESGLLSHNINQMKTYNDTIYVATSKGLQVFNQLGKLIGSVGISDGLSSTHIKNFHLHKKQLYLLHSEGIQKIALENIFINEDNKLSIKNIDIIVDNEYADYQAVFSLPSSTNQLAFKIYAPSLAKSDDLSYDYKLSGIDDDWKNQSYNENIIEYKRLPPGKYEFEVILKLKGVKQDVRTIGFIIEKPYWQTIWFISLSICLIVTISYLFFRFRIRRLAEKALQLKELNEAKLQALQSQLDPHFVFNALNCLQNMVLDGNVIKTNDYLVKFANLMRTVLEHSRKKFILLKEEIDVVKTYLELQEIYYKNSFSYQINIDPNIDQETFMLPPMLIQPFLENALEHGILGNAGLITLDFELRNDFINIKITDNGIGLSEAKKRKNEEHKSIGTDIIRERISNYNEKYLTNLKLLIYELKDDNEGVIGTRVELNVPYEIAF; the protein is encoded by the coding sequence ATGAGTTTAAAGAATCCATCTAGAATAAAGAAGCTTATTTATACAGTACTTTTTTTTGTTGCTTTGACGGGAAAGGCTCAAAACCCTTTCCATTTTAGGCTCGGAAGTGACGAACTCGCGGGTATAGATGTTTATGGCATCAATCAAACACCCGATGGTGTCTATTGGTTTACTACCAATAGAGGATTGTTTAGTTTTGATGGATATGCATTTAAGAATTACCAAAGTCCTTTACAGTTAAGTGCCTCTCTTTTCAATCCGAAAATAGATTATGATGGTAATATATACTGTAATAATCTCAATGGACAAATCTTTAGCGTAAAGAATGATTCTTTAGAGTTATTTCATAGTAACCCTTCTATAGGAAAATATCCAAACTACAACTTCCTTACTGACAACTCCCTATATATCAGGGGATATCAACAATACAGATTAGTAAATAATAAAGAATTAGATAAAAAATACATCTTAACCAATTCAAATACCACAGTGGCAATTACAAAAGATTGCAACAACAACCTCTTGACCCATATTGGTACTGATTCTCTCTTTCGTATCAACTCTCATGCAACCGAAGAATTCAAATTAATAGGCCTTGAAATGACAGATAGAGAAGCACTTTCATTCTTTTGCCACAAAAATGAATTAATTGCTGTTAGTACGGAGGGACAATTATTTAGTGCTAAGCAAATCTCTCCTAGTGAAATAGAATTGAGTAAAATATTTAAACCTGAGGGGAATATTAGTAGAGTTTATAAAACCTCTAACAACGTATGGTTTGCAGACAGAATTCTCGGGGTTAGTTATTACAATATTGAAAGTTCCACCTTGAAATCTATCTTCCTAAAGCAATTCATTTCTTATGTATTTGAAGACACTGATGGTAATATCTTGCTTGGCACCTTTGGTGATGGTATTATAGTTATTCCAAAGGTAAACATCGAAAATGACCTTCTACCAAATATTGATATTACTCATTTCTCTATTGGTAAGAATGGTGAACTTTTTTCAGCAGATAAAGAAGGTAATGTCTACATTTCGAAGGGAGATAAAACCCGTAAAATTTTCAAATCCAGATCTTCTAGAATTGAATTATTAGAGTACTACCCTCTTACTGATAAACTCTATATAGAAGCTGAAAAATTAGCAGAGTACGATGTTGTAAAAAATGAAACTAAGAAGTACAATTTTGGATCAACCAAATCAATATACCCGATTGATAAAAACAAAATTCTCCTTTACAGTACACTCGGTATTATTCTAAAGGAAGATTCAATCTACACTTTTTTAAATACCGATATTGAAAGAGGAAATTCTCTTGCATACAAAGACAGTCTTACACTTTTTGTTGGTAGTCAAAGAGGACTTAAAGATATTAACTTAGAGACAGGTATTTCAAGGGATATCAAGTATAAACAAAAGAGTATAGTAGCGAAAAAATTAGTTTTCTTGGAAACATCACTTTTAGTTGCTAGCTCTAAAGACGGGATACTAAAACTAAATGATGGGACTTTAAACAACTTCATTGATAAGGAATCCGGATTATTATCACATAATATCAATCAAATGAAGACCTACAATGATACCATTTATGTTGCTACTTCAAAAGGCCTTCAAGTGTTTAATCAATTAGGCAAACTAATTGGCAGCGTAGGTATTTCTGACGGGCTTTCCAGCACCCATATCAAGAATTTTCATCTTCATAAAAAACAACTCTACCTACTACATTCTGAAGGAATTCAAAAAATCGCTCTTGAGAATATCTTCATTAATGAAGATAATAAACTAAGCATTAAAAATATTGACATAATAGTCGATAATGAATACGCAGATTATCAAGCAGTTTTCAGTCTACCTTCTTCAACTAATCAATTAGCATTCAAAATATATGCACCTTCTTTAGCAAAGAGCGATGATCTGAGCTATGATTACAAACTATCCGGTATTGATGATGATTGGAAAAATCAATCATATAATGAAAACATCATTGAATATAAACGATTACCACCAGGTAAATACGAATTTGAAGTAATTTTAAAACTGAAAGGTGTAAAACAAGATGTAAGAACGATTGGCTTTATCATAGAAAAGCCCTATTGGCAAACAATTTGGTTTATTTCATTATCAATTTGTCTAATTGTGACCATCTCGTATTTATTCTTCAGGTTTAGAATTAGACGATTAGCAGAAAAAGCTCTCCAATTGAAGGAATTAAACGAGGCCAAACTTCAGGCTTTACAATCCCAACTTGACCCTCATTTTGTATTCAATGCCCTTAATTGTCTTCAAAATATGGTACTTGATGGAAACGTGATCAAAACCAATGATTACTTAGTTAAATTTGCCAATTTAATGAGAACAGTTCTTGAACACTCTAGAAAGAAATTCATCCTTTTAAAAGAAGAAATAGATGTAGTTAAAACCTATCTAGAACTTCAGGAGATCTACTATAAAAATAGTTTTTCTTATCAAATAAATATTGACCCTAACATTGATCAAGAGACCTTTATGTTACCTCCAATGCTTATACAACCTTTTTTGGAGAATGCACTTGAACATGGCATACTTGGAAATGCCGGATTAATAACGCTAGATTTTGAGCTTAGGAATGACTTCATTAATATAAAAATAACAGATAATGGTATAGGATTATCAGAAGCCAAAAAAAGAAAAAATGAGGAGCACAAATCTATTGGTACTGATATTATTAGAGAAAGAATAAGTAACTACAATGAAAAATATTTAACCAACTTAAAACTTTTAATTTATGAATTAAAAGATGATAATGAGGGAGTTATTGGAACGAGAGTTGAGTTAAACGTACCCTATGAAATAGCTTTTTGA